The following DNA comes from Leptospira stimsonii.
ATTCTTTGGAGGAACTTCCAAAGATTACACGGAAAGCCTATGATGAAATGGTGGAATACACTCGTTCACAGGGGATTCGTCTTATCGTAGTTTTGATGCCGATTCAAGTCGAAGAGATTTTTTGCAGAAATCGGGGAAAGTATCATCCCCTAGAAAATTACGCGCTTCGTGCGGCGTCCTATTTTGAAAAGAAGGGAATTCCAACTCTCAAACTGCGAAAAGAGACTTCTGAGATGTGCGGCGAAGTGATTGATACTCCGAAGGGAAAAAAATTCTCAGGGATCAGGGATTATTTCATTCCTGAAGACGGACATCTCACCGTTCCTGGAAACAATTGGGCAAAAAGAGCGGTTGTAAAACAACTCAAGGAACTAGAAAAGAATGCTCTTTAATTCGGTTCAGTATCTTATCTTTGCTCCCGTTGTCATTCTGGTCTACTTCTGGCTTCCGGCCAGATTTCAGAGATTTTGGCTTTTGGTCGCGAGTTTGTATTTTTATGCGATCTTTAAAATTCCATTCATTCTACTTTTAATATATTCGATTGTTCTAACTTACTTTTCCGTAAAAGGAATGGAATCCACCATTTCCAGGTTCTGGAAACTAACATACTTGAATATCGCTGTTTGGGGAAATCTATCCCTTTTGTATGTCTTCAAATATATGGATTTTTCTTTGCAAGCATGGAACGTTTTTACGAAATCGGCTCCTTGCGATCCGACGTATGTTTCTCTCACGGGCGCGATGCTTCCGATGGGGATATCGTTTTTTACCCTCCAGGCGATTTCTTACGCGGTCGACGTGTATCGGGGAACCGTTCCGCAAGCGAGAAGTCTTTTTCAGTTCGCGCTCTTTCTTTCCTTCTTTCCACAATTGGTCGCAGGTCCTATCATTCGGGCGCAGGATATGCTCCATCAGTTTTTGGAGAATTATACCTATAGAAAAGAAAATCTACTTCCCGGAGTGAGACAACTAGCCTGGGGACTTTTTAAAAAGACATTCGTCGCGGATCCGATCTCTTTGACTGTCGATCCCGTATTTACCAATCCGGGGGCTTATGATTCTTTTTCCTTGCTCATCACTTCTTTCTTGTTTTCTTTTCAGATTTATTGCGATTTTTCAGGATATTCGGATGTGGCGATCGGCACGGGAAGAATTATGGGATATAGAATCCCGGAAAACTTTACTAGACCATTTCTTTCTCAGACCGTAACGGAGTTCTGGAGAAGATGGCATATTTCCTTTTCATCTTGGCTTCGGGATTATATTTATATCTCTCTAGGCGGAAACCGAGTGAGCGTTCTTCGTGCCTATTTCAACGTCTTTATAACGACCTTCGTGAGCGGATTATGGCACGGGGCCGATTGGAACTTTATCATCTGGGGGGCCTGTCATGCGAGTGTGATGGTTTTCGAAAGATTTATTTTTTCGTTTTCGATTCTCAAGAGGGGTTGGGATAAGATTCCGGAATGGATCAAGTATGCGTATCCGTTCTTTGTGTT
Coding sequences within:
- a CDS encoding MBOAT family O-acyltransferase, with the translated sequence MLFNSVQYLIFAPVVILVYFWLPARFQRFWLLVASLYFYAIFKIPFILLLIYSIVLTYFSVKGMESTISRFWKLTYLNIAVWGNLSLLYVFKYMDFSLQAWNVFTKSAPCDPTYVSLTGAMLPMGISFFTLQAISYAVDVYRGTVPQARSLFQFALFLSFFPQLVAGPIIRAQDMLHQFLENYTYRKENLLPGVRQLAWGLFKKTFVADPISLTVDPVFTNPGAYDSFSLLITSFLFSFQIYCDFSGYSDVAIGTGRIMGYRIPENFTRPFLSQTVTEFWRRWHISFSSWLRDYIYISLGGNRVSVLRAYFNVFITTFVSGLWHGADWNFIIWGACHASVMVFERFIFSFSILKRGWDKIPEWIKYAYPFFVFSFSMFFFRAKASPEYGYETSLDLAFAIVKRSFSFESGQSLRIPIAVLLAVFVLFGSDFLQEKRQAWMEKIQDEPWVVYPLAGMMVVVGFILYSVTVSQPFLYFQF